A single region of the Aquila chrysaetos chrysaetos chromosome 18, bAquChr1.4, whole genome shotgun sequence genome encodes:
- the LOC115353025 gene encoding probable 2-ketogluconate reductase has translation MEGQDLPYVLIDRIGGKHGVYEDHVEFLEKHFHLITMTEYLENKKFLSKKIRAIYMWYHRPVINEELLQSLPNLKIVASSGVGIDHLDLKLLSSYGVKVSNTPFVVSTDTADLGMALMLASSRRLVEGYQIAVSPDTEYFPADWLGAEVSGATLGIVGMGTIGYKVAERAKAFEMKILYHNRNRRNKEEESAVGAIYCKKIDDLLQQSDFVLLSVNLTPQTHKLIGKRELELMKPTATLINTSRGLVVDQDALVEALQNKVIKAAALDVTYPEPLPRDHPLLKLKNVIITPHIGSATKKTRRLMMENMTESIQAGLAGLPIPNEVLL, from the exons GGAGTATATGAAGACCATGTTGAATTTCTggagaaacattttcatctcATCACCATGACAGAATAtcttgaaaacaagaaatttcTCAGCAAAAAGATCAGAGCTATTTATATGTGGTATCACAGACCGGTTATTAACGAAGAGCTGCTCCAGAGCTTGCCTAACTTGAAGATAGTTGCAAGCTCCGGAGTGGGAATAGATCACTTGGACCTGAAACTTCTCTCCAGCTATGGTGTGAAAGTGTCCAACACTCCGTTTGTTGTTTCCACTGACACTGCAGACTTGGGGATGGCTTTGATGCTGGCATCTTCCAGGAGACTTGTGGAAG GTTATCAGATTGCGGTCTCCCCCGACACAGAGTATTTCCCCGCTGACTGGCTGGGGGCTGAGGTTTCTGGAGCCACCCTGGGGATCGTGGGAATGGGCACCATCGGCTACAAAGTGGCCGAGAGAGCCAAAGCCTTTGAAATGAAGATTTTGTACCACAACCGGAATCGGAG aaacaaggaagaagaaagtgcCGTTGGAGCTATTTACTGTAAGAAGATAGATGATTTGCTCCAGCAGTCCGATTTTGTGTTGCTGTCTGTGAACCTGACTCCACAGACACACAAACTGATTGGGAAGAGGGAGCTGGAGCTGATGAAACCCACAGCTACTCTCATTAATACCAGCAGAG GTCTGGTTGTGGATCAGGATGCTTTGGTGGAAGCCCTTCAAAACAAAGTTATTAAGGCAGCTGCTCTGGATGTGACATATCCTGAACCTTTGCCAAG GGATCACCCTTTGTTAAAGCTGAAGAATGTCATAATAACTCCTCACATTGGAAGTGCCACCAAAAAGACACGCCGCCTTATGATGGAAAACATGACGGAGAGCATACAAGCCGGTCTTGCGGGTCTTCCTATCCCTAACGAAGTATTACTGTAA